The Arachis duranensis cultivar V14167 chromosome 2, aradu.V14167.gnm2.J7QH, whole genome shotgun sequence genome has a window encoding:
- the LOC107473907 gene encoding protein FAR1-RELATED SEQUENCE 5-like, whose protein sequence is MHLFEPENNIKEVEESVKVLKDASKTRKVAAEKVLSALSVIEKAKIDPSGFLETLVGNESPGRTWMLIFTAEINDSTRMRLAVDLVLEEYNDLCLEVVGQEFSHEGVNSEHTSYDQYEQEEEKYEEVDVDYMDENDTSVEPMFDYHGFDEGYNIDSLEDIGMIEFWNIRDEDVCHFHFSDVDIAFEFYNRYARTRGFSARKNRSRKSRAGALKLKNFVCHREGFRLQNNYGIGNLKRKPTHETRCGCSAMMEIRVDAPSGRWFISYFSDEHNHPLLDPRLTGLLPGHRFMSEADIGHMVNMKKGGISVGQIYRALANQAGGYEYLSFTQRDMYNKIAKQRRQLPGDAYAALKYLEDQATNDPSLYFNHHMDADGTLRNLFWCDGLSRADYSLFGDVLAFDATYKRNKYMCPLVVFSGVNHHNQTIIFAAALICDEEKDTYRWLLQQLKVAMNGKAPVSVITDGDLSMKFAIEKEFPNAHHRLCAWHLIRNAISNIGKPQFTSMFKKCMLGDYEIDVFHQKWFKMVERFGVENKNWVLDMYKKRHSWATAHIRGKFFAGFRTTSRCEGLNSIIAKYVNSRYNLVEFIQHFNRCVDHMRWKEVQADLASVNGRPSLQTYFQQLERSAVNVYTLSIFHMFQPILVRAASMKVINMRQTGSYVIYSVDLDRMSNEMWCVFCCDNEMEFNCSCMRMESLGIPCEHIVCVLVHEDIEELPRSLVLPRWTKTAKVSFQNARGLHWDSLMLSQYGCLMDWFRQLANFACRDNERFIFTREMAMNLLKQFKEEDAAQKELVNDADIVRDGV, encoded by the exons ATGCATCTGTTTGAGCCGGAAAACAATAtcaaa GAAGTAGAGGAAAGTGTAAAAGTATTAAAAGATGCATCTAAGACGAGAAAAGTAGCAGCAGAGAAGGTTCTGTCTGCACTTTCTGTCATTGAGAAAGCAAAAATTGATCCTTCTGGCTTTCTTGAAACCCTGGTTGGCAATGAATCCCCTGGGAGGACATGGATGCTAATTTTCACCGCTGAG ATTAACGATTCCACACGAATGAGACTTGCCGTGGATCTGGTTTTAGAGGAGTACAACGATTTGTGTCTC GAAGTTGTGGGTCAAGAATTTTCTCATGAAGGGGTTAATAGCGAGCATACATCATATGATCAGTATGAGCAGGAGGAAGAAAAATATGAGGAAGTTGACGTGGATTATATGGATGAGAACGACACAAGTGTGGAACCAATGTTTGATTATCACGGCTTCGATGAAGGGTATAACATTGACTCACTTGAAGACATTGGGATGATTGAATTTTGGAACATCAGGGATGAAGATGTATGTCATTTTCACTTTTCTGATGTCGACATTGCATTTGAGTTCTACAATAGATATGCAAGGACAAGAGGCTTTAGTGCTCGGAAGAACAGGAGTAGGAAAAGTCGTGCGGGCGCACTTAAGTTGAAGAATTTTGTATGTCATCGTGAAGGATTTAGACTGCAAAATAATTACGGCATTGGAAACCTTAAGAGAAAACCTACACACGAGACAAGGTGTGGCTGCAGTGCAATGATGGAGATTCGTGTAGATGCACCTAGTGGTCGTTGGTTTATTTCCTATTTTTCTGATGAACACAATCATCCGCTTCTGGATCCTCGGTTGACTGGATTGCTCCCTGGGCATAGATTCATGTCCGAGGCTGATATTGGCCACATGGTTAACATGAAAAAGGGTGGGATTAGTGTTGGGCAGATATATCGGGCATTAGCAAATCAGGCAGGTGGCTACGAGTATCTCTCTTTCACGCAAAGGGACATGTACAATAAAATAGCAAAGCAGAGGCGCCAATTACCCGGTGATGCATATGCAGCTTTGAAGTATCTAGAAGATCAAGCAACAAATGACCCTTCTCTCTATTTTAATCATCACATGGATGCCGATGGTACTTTGCGCAATTTATTCTGGTGTGATGGTCTCAGTAGGGCAGACTACTCATTATTTGGCGATGTGCTGGCTTTTGATGCTACCTATAAGAGGAATAAATATATGTGTCCACTGGTGGTATTTTCTGGTGTCAATCATCACAATCAAACAATTATCTTTGCTGCTGCTTTAATTTGCGATGAGGAAAAAGACACATATAGGTGGTTGCTACAACAACTGAAAGTGGCAATGAATGGGAAAGCACCTGTTTCGGTGATCACGGATGGTGATTTATCAATGAAGTTCGCCATTGAGAAAGAATTTCCTAATGCACATCATAGATTATGTGCATGGCATTTGATTCGTAATGCAATAAGTAACATTGGCAAGCCCCAGTTTACCTCCATGTTTAAAAAGTGTATGCTAGGCGACTATGAAATTGATGTATTTCATCAAAAGTGGTTTAAAATGGTTGAGAGATTTGGTGTCGAAAACAAGAATTGGGTCCTAGATATGTATAAAAAGAGACATTCATGGGCAACTGCACATATAAGAGGGAAGTTTTTTGCTGGTTTCCGGACTACTTCTCGGTGCGAGGGATTAAACTCGATCATTGCAAAGTATGTCAACTCAAGGTACAATCTGGTTGAGTTCATTCAACACTTTAATCGTTGTGTCGACCATATGAGGTGGAAAGAGGTACAGGCTGACCTCGCTTCTGTGAATGGGAGACCCAGTTTGCAAACCTATTTTCAACAGTTAGAGAGGAGTGCTGTCAATGTTTACACCCTATCAATATTTCATATGTTCCAACCAATCCTTGTACGGGCTGCATCAATGAAGGTAATAAATATGAGGCAAACTGGCTCTTATGTGATTTACTCTGTCGATTTGGACCGAATGTCAAATGAGATGTGGTGTGTATTCTGTTGTGACAATGAGATGGAATTCAATTGTTCATGTATGAGAATGGAATCACTTGGCATACCTTGTGAACACATAGTTTGCGTCTTGGTGCATGAAGATATAGAGGAGTTGCCAAGGTCATTAGTCTTGCCTCGGTGGACCAAGACTGCCAAAGTTAGTTTCCAAAATGCTCGAGGGCTTCATTGGGATTCTTTGATGCTAAGTCAATATGGTTGTTTGATGGATTGGTTTAGACAACTAGCCAACTTTGCTTGTCGAGATAACGAGAGATTTATCTTTACACGGGAAATGGCTATGAATTTGTTGAAACAATTTAAGGAGGAAGATGCTGCACAAAAAGAGTTGGTCAATGATGCAGATATTGTAAGAGATGGTGTGTGA